CGAGCGCGGCCGGACCGACGCCCGCGGCGACGGCCGCCGCCCCGCCGATGAAGCCTCTTCGTGTGCTGCCCGTACCGCCCATGCCATGACCCCTACCGCCGGTAACATGTCCCGTCCGGCGCAGGAGCATAGAAGCGCCACCTTCTTCCCGGAAGGGTGCATTCGACTCGCCGTGCGCCCCCTGGCACATTGACGCGAAAGCGCCCCCGCGCCGTGGGACGCTTGGACCACCGGTACTCGCGATGAAGGGGATGCGCCCATGGCAGTCGAACCGCTCTCGCAGAAGGACGTCGAGGACCGCCTCCAGGAACTGCCCGGCTGGACCACCGACGGCGATCGGATCAGCCGTACATACTCCTTCGAGGGGCACTTCGCGGCGGCGGCGATGGTCGTCCACATCGCCCAGATCCAGGAGGAGCTGGGCCACCACTCCGACCTGACGCTCGGCTACAACTCGGTCTCCCTGACGGTGAACACGCACAGCGCGGGTGGCAAGGTCACCGGCCTCGACGTCGAACTGGCCCGCCGCGTCGAGGCGGTGGCCCCGGGCCACGGGGCCCGCTGACGCGGGGTCGGTGCGCCTGGGCCTCTTCGGCTGCCGGCCGTGCCGGGTCGTATCTCTGCTGCGCGGCGGTGTCCTCAATCGCCGGACGGGCTTTCCAAGGGCAAGGACAGCCCGGAGGGGCCATGTGAGGCGGTCAGTCGATGCCGCGCGCCGCGCGAAAGCGGGCCAGGGCGTCGTCGAGGTCGACGATCGGCTCGGGGTAGGCGTACCGGCTCCGTTCCGTGGCCCGTAGGCGCCAGGGGTGGTGGACCGCCGGGCCCGGCAGCTCCGCCAGTTCCGGCACCCAGCGGCGCACGTACTCCCCGGTCGGGTCGAAGCGTTTCGCTTGGGCCAGGGGGTTGAGGACCCGGTTGGGGCGGGTGTCGCTGCCGGTGCCCGCCACCCACTGCCAGTTCAGCTGGTTGTTCGCGACGTCCCCGTCCACCAGCAGGTCCAGGAAGTGCCGGGCGCCGGCCCGCCAGTCGAGGTACAGCGTCTTGGTGAGGAAGCTCGCCGACAGCAGCCGGGCCCGGTTGTGCATCCAGCCCTCGTGCGCGAGCTGCCGCATCGCCGCGTCGACCACCGGGTACCCCGTACGGCCCTCCCGCCACGCGGCCAGCTCCCCGGCGTCCTCGCGCCAGTGGTCGTGCCGGGTGCGGTAGTCGTGCCGGGCGGCGTCGGGGCGGGCCGCGAGCAGCTGGTGGTGGAAGTCCCGCCAGGCCAGCTGGCGTACGAACGCCTCGGCGCCCGCGCCGGCCGTCCGCCGGGCCCGCGTGACCAGCTCCACCGGTGACAGACAGCCGAAGTGCAGATAGGGGGAGAGCCGGGAGGTCGCGTCCCCGGGCAGGTCGTCGTGCCGGTCGGCGTAGCCCGTCACACCCGTGCGCAGCCAGGCGCCGAGCCGGCGGCGGCCCGCCCGCTCGCCGCCCTCCGGCAGCGCCGGGGACGGCTCGCCCCGGGCGAGGGACGCGGCCCGGGGGAGGGGCTCCGAGCGCACCTCGGGCGGCACCGGGACCGTGCGCGGTGCGGCGATCACGGGCCGCGGAGCCTCGGCCGACCAGCGCCGGAAGTACGGGGTGAACACCGCGTAGTGGTCCCGGCCCGTCGGCAGCACCGCACCCGGCGGCACCGCCGTGACCACCGCGTCGTGCACCCGCAGGCCCCGCCCGTCCGCCGCCAGCGCCGCCCGCAGCCGCTCCTCGCGGCGCAGCGCGAAGCCGCTGACACCCCCCGCGAGATGCACCTCCCCGGCGCCCGTCTCCGCCGCCACCCGGCAGGTCTCCTCCACCGCGTCACCCCGGCGGACCACCAGCCGGCCGCCGCGCTCGCGCAGCGCCTCGTCCAGATCGGCGAGACAGTCCGCCAGGAAGGCGGCCCGATTGGGCACGGCGAAGCCCGCCGCCGCCAGGCGCGAGTCGACGACGAACAACGGGACCACCCGGCGCGCCGCACGCAGCGCGCCGGCGAGCACGGGGTGGTCCCGCAGCCGCAGGTCCGAGGTGAACAGGGCGATGGATACGTCCATCCCCCGATTGTGAGCGCCGCGCGCCCGCCGTCCGGCAGGGCGCGCGGGCCCGTCACGACCCTCGCGGGGCCGGGCCGGTCAGTTGAAGTCGAACTCGTCCGGGTCCGGGCCGAGGCGCGTGCCGTTGTCGAGTCCGGCGATCGCGGTGAGGTCCTCGTCGTCCAGCTCGAAGCCGAAGACGTCGATGTTCTCCCGGATGCGCGAGGGCGTCACCGACTTCGGAATGGCCACGTTGCCGAGTTGGAGGTGCCAGCGCAGCACGATCTGCGCGGCCGTCCTGCCGTGCTTGGCGGCGATCCGGCCGATGACCGGGTCGGCAAGGAGGTCCTTGCCCTGGCCGAGCGGCGACCAGGCCTCGGTGGCGATGCCGTGCCGGGCGTGCAGGGCGCGCAGCTCGGCCTGCGGGAAGTTGGGGTGCAGCTCGATCTGGTTGACCGCGGGGACGACGGACGTCTCGGCGATCACCCGCTCGAGGTGCGCGGGCTGGAAGTTCGAGACGCCGACGGCCTTCGCGCGCCCGCTCTCGGCGATCTCCGCGAAGGTGCGGAGAATCGTCAGGTAGTCGTCGCGTACGGCCCGCGGCCAGTGGATGAGATACAGATCCACGTAGTCCAGGCCGAGCTTCGCCAGGGAGGCGTCGAACTCGCGCAGAACACTCTCGCGCGTCCACGTCTCGGACGCGCTGTTCCACAGCTTGGTCGTGACGAAGAGCTCGTCACGCGCGATGCCCGAGGCGGCGAGAGCCTTTCCCGTACCCACCTCGTTCTCGTAGATCGCGGCGGTGTCGATGCTGCGGTACCCGGCGGCCAGGGCCTCGGAGACGGCGGCGGTGGCCTCGTCGTCCGGTACCTGCCACACGCCGAAGCCCAGCTGGGGCATCTCGACGCCGTTGTTGAGGGTGATGGAAGGGACCTTGCTCACGAGCAGTCGATCCTTACGTCAGGGGCTGCTTACCTCATGGTCAACCGGCACCTGCCCCGAACGCATTCCCATTACACCGATCTCGTTCACCTCTTCATCAGGCGTTTCCTCGGACGCGTCATCCGGCGCGGTACAGCGCCTCCACCTCCCGTGCGTAGGCCTTCTCGATGGCCTTCCGCTTCAGCTTCAGCGACGGAGTCAGCAGCCCGCGCTCCTCGGTGAACCGGGCCCCCAGTATCCGGAACGTACGGATGGACTCGGACTGCGAGACGAGGGTGTTGGCGGCCACCACCGCCCGCCGGACCTCGGCCTCCAGCTCCGGGTCGCGCACCAGGTCACCCGGCGGCGGCGCCGGCTTCCCCCGGATGGCCAGCCAGTGCGCCACCGCTTCCGGATCGAGGGTGACGAGCGCGGCGAGATAGGGGCGGTTGTTGCCGACGACCACGCACCGGTCGACCAGCGGGTGCGACCGTACCCGCTCCTCCAGCGGCAGCGGCGACACGCTCCGCCCGCTGGACGTCACCAGGATCTCCTTCTTCCGCCCGGTGATGGTCAGATAGCCGTCCGCGTCCAGCTCGCCCACGTCACCGGTGGCGAGCCAGCCGCCGCGCAGCACGGCGTCGGTGGCCTTCCGGTCGCTCAGATAACCGGTGAAGACCTGCCCGCCGCGCAGCCAGATCTCCCCGTCCTCCGCGATGTGCACGGTCGTCCCCGGGACGGGCTGCCCCACGGTCCCGAACCGGGTCCGCTCGGGCGGATTGGCGGTCGCGGCCCCGGTCGTCTCGGTCAGCCCGTACCCCTCGAAGACCGTGATCCCCGCGCCCGCGAAGAACAGCCCCAGCCGCCGCTCCATGGCCGAGCCGCCCGACATGGCGTGCCGCACCCTGCCGCCCAGCGCCTCGCGCACCTTGGCGTAGACGAGCCGGTCGTAGAGCTGGTGCTGTACCCGCAGCCCGGCGGACGGCCCCGGCCCGGTGCCGAACGCCTTGTGCTCCAGCGCCTCCGCGTAGCGCACCGCCACATCGACGGCCTTGTCGAACGGCCCGGCCTTGCCGTCGTTCTCCGCGGCCCGCCGACCGGCGGCGAAGACGTTCTCGAAGACCTGGGGGACGGCGAGGACGAACGTCGGGCGGAAGGCCCGCAGGTCGGGCAGCAGCGCGGCGGCCGTCGCCTGGGGCTGGTGGCCCAGCTTGACCCGGCCGCGCACCG
The window above is part of the Streptomyces syringium genome. Proteins encoded here:
- a CDS encoding 4a-hydroxytetrahydrobiopterin dehydratase; its protein translation is MAVEPLSQKDVEDRLQELPGWTTDGDRISRTYSFEGHFAAAAMVVHIAQIQEELGHHSDLTLGYNSVSLTVNTHSAGGKVTGLDVELARRVEAVAPGHGAR
- a CDS encoding cryptochrome/photolyase family protein is translated as MDVSIALFTSDLRLRDHPVLAGALRAARRVVPLFVVDSRLAAAGFAVPNRAAFLADCLADLDEALRERGGRLVVRRGDAVEETCRVAAETGAGEVHLAGGVSGFALRREERLRAALAADGRGLRVHDAVVTAVPPGAVLPTGRDHYAVFTPYFRRWSAEAPRPVIAAPRTVPVPPEVRSEPLPRAASLARGEPSPALPEGGERAGRRRLGAWLRTGVTGYADRHDDLPGDATSRLSPYLHFGCLSPVELVTRARRTAGAGAEAFVRQLAWRDFHHQLLAARPDAARHDYRTRHDHWREDAGELAAWREGRTGYPVVDAAMRQLAHEGWMHNRARLLSASFLTKTLYLDWRAGARHFLDLLVDGDVANNQLNWQWVAGTGSDTRPNRVLNPLAQAKRFDPTGEYVRRWVPELAELPGPAVHHPWRLRATERSRYAYPEPIVDLDDALARFRAARGID
- a CDS encoding aldo/keto reductase, which codes for MSKVPSITLNNGVEMPQLGFGVWQVPDDEATAAVSEALAAGYRSIDTAAIYENEVGTGKALAASGIARDELFVTTKLWNSASETWTRESVLREFDASLAKLGLDYVDLYLIHWPRAVRDDYLTILRTFAEIAESGRAKAVGVSNFQPAHLERVIAETSVVPAVNQIELHPNFPQAELRALHARHGIATEAWSPLGQGKDLLADPVIGRIAAKHGRTAAQIVLRWHLQLGNVAIPKSVTPSRIRENIDVFGFELDDEDLTAIAGLDNGTRLGPDPDEFDFN
- a CDS encoding AMP-dependent synthetase/ligase yields the protein MREFTVPPLATAPHVGGLADVVFSHAEEDPERVALGRKTDGRWRDVTAAAFRDEVMALAKGLLARGVRFGDRVAIMSRTRYEWTLFDFALWTIGAQPVPLYASSSAEQVFWMLHDAGVTACVVEHEDHAMTVGSVIDRLPHLTRLWQLDTGAVDELGAAGERVDDEVVHRHRMALTPSTPATVIYTSGTTGRPKGCVLTHANFMAESDNIVRRYERVFHSRPGDEAATLLFLPLAHVFGRMVQVAAVRGRVKLGHQPQATAAALLPDLRAFRPTFVLAVPQVFENVFAAGRRAAENDGKAGPFDKAVDVAVRYAEALEHKAFGTGPGPSAGLRVQHQLYDRLVYAKVREALGGRVRHAMSGGSAMERRLGLFFAGAGITVFEGYGLTETTGAATANPPERTRFGTVGQPVPGTTVHIAEDGEIWLRGGQVFTGYLSDRKATDAVLRGGWLATGDVGELDADGYLTITGRKKEILVTSSGRSVSPLPLEERVRSHPLVDRCVVVGNNRPYLAALVTLDPEAVAHWLAIRGKPAPPPGDLVRDPELEAEVRRAVVAANTLVSQSESIRTFRILGARFTEERGLLTPSLKLKRKAIEKAYAREVEALYRAG